The Alosa alosa isolate M-15738 ecotype Scorff River chromosome 9, AALO_Geno_1.1, whole genome shotgun sequence genome includes a region encoding these proteins:
- the adgrl4 gene encoding adhesion G protein-coupled receptor L4 produces the protein MSHLLNSSMKLVLLEAWIFSVLTQGIFSDTCPNCHELAKCENKTCKCKDGFTGNGITNCQDDDECERVPYICGDHATCTNTLGSYHCTCKAGFSSTNGAKEFWPNDGTHCEDINECKQTEICGPFSNCYNTNGSFHCSCQRNYVSSTGAKLFQPDSRTTCLENPVPNCHEDRECLSSRIRTTLQNISSLSPPQQLLREMKKQTSGDLNPVDVIAYIEALSAAAMNFSKSGSKSYFDEEVPVKEAITDFVKTVNNLVELNELEAWDRIEEQQRDLTLTKLFHSVEQGTLALSKISSNVTRVEVNEGDVELKLYTLKDQERKKKVSVSLGVNTIVLTPKKVDTASSGSVPVVFVKYKHIGVVLEPKIDPGLVDYTRFAAAGPVIVNSEVIAAAIGSPQLYSLEEVSFTLKHSEPIDPVADMTKCAFWEYSLDTMEGRWALAGCQLSHVNSSHTMCTCNHLTHFAILMSSGRANLVAHYNILTRITQLGMVISLICLSMCIFTFWFFSEIQSTRTTIHKNLCCSLFMAEFIFLVGINMHSHKLFCSVIAGLLHYFFLAAFAWMCIEGIHLYLIVVGVIYNKGFLHRNFYIFGYVSPAIVVAISATLGYKYYGTNTVCWLSTENNFIWSFIGPACLIILVNLMAFAVIIYKVYRHTAVKKPEISHYENIRSCARGALALLFVLGATWTFGVLHILNETTLTAYLFTFANAFQGMFIFIFLCVLSRKIQEEYYRLFKNVPCCFECFR, from the exons ATGTCGCATTTACTAAACTCCTCAATGAAGCTTGTGCTTTTGGAag CATGGATATTCAGTGTCCTTACACAAGGGATATTTTCTGACACCTGCCCAAACTGTCATGAGCTAGCAAAGTGTGAGAACAAGACCTGCAAATGCAAAGATGGCTTTACTGGTAATGGAATAACTAACTGTCAAG ATGACGATGAGTGTGAAAGGGTGCCCTACATATGTGGTGACCACGCCACCTGCACCAACACATTGGGAAGCTATCACTGCACCTGCAAAGCAGGTTTCAGCTCTACAAATGGGGCAAAAGAGTTTTGGCCTAATGACGGAACTCACTGTGAag ATATCAATGAATGCAAGCAGACTGAAATATGTGGGCCGTTTTCCAACTGCTATAACACCAACGGGTCCTTTCACTGCTCGTGTCAAAGAAATTATGTTTCATCAACTGGAGCCAAGTTATTTCAACCAGACTCACGGACAACTTGCTTAG AGAACCCTGTGCCTAACTGTCACGAAGACAGAGAGTGTTTATCAAGTCGCATCAGAACCACCCTACAAAAT ATCAGCAGTCTAAGCCCTCCCCAGCAGCTGCTGAGGGAGATGAAGAAGCAAACATCAGGAGATTTAAACCCAGTTGATGTAATCGCCTACATAGAGGCTCTCTCTGCCGCAGCCATGAACTTTAGTAAAAGTGGGAGTAAAAGTTATTTTGATGAAGAAGTTCCTGTAAAGGAAGCCATTACG GACTTTGTTAAGACAGTGAACAATCTGGTGGAATTGAATGAGTTGGAGGCATGGGACAGAATAGAGGAACAGCAGCGAGACCTGACCCTGACCAAGCTCTTCCACTCAGTGGAGCAGGGGACTCTGGCCTTGTCCAAAATCAGCAGCAATGTTACCAGGGTGGAGGTCAATGAAGGTGACGTAG AATTAAAACTCTACACGCTGAAGGAtcaggagaggaaaaagaaagtCTCTGTCTCCCTGGGAGTAAATACCATTGTTTTAACACCCAAAAAAGTAGACACAGCTTCCAGTG GAAGTGTCCCCGTGGTGTTTGTCAAGTACAAGCATATTGGGGTGGTCTTGGAGCCCAAAATTGACCCAGGATTGGTTGATTACACAAGGTTTGCTGCAGCTGGTCCGGTGATCGTGAACTCAGAGGTCATAGCAGCTGCCATAGGTTCTCCTCAGTTGTACTCACTTGAAGAAGTGTCTTTTACTTTGAAACATTCAGAG CCCATCGATCCTGTGGCTGACATGACGAAGTGTGCATTCTGGGAGTATTCTCTGGACACTATGGAGGGCCGCTGGGCCCTGGCGGGCTGCCAGCTCTCTCACGTCAACAGCTCCCACACCATGTGCACCTGCAATCACCTGACCCATTTCGCCATCCTCATGTCCTCAGGACGGGCTAAT CTTGTGGCCCACTACAACATCCTGACCAGGATCACACAGCTGGGCATGGTGATCTCACTCATCTGCCTGTCCATGTGCATCTTCACCTTCTGGTTCTTCAGTGAGATCCAGAGCACCAGAACCACCATACACAAGAACCTGTGCTGCAGCCTCTTCATGGCCGAGTTCATCTTCTTAGTCGGGATCAACATGCACTCCCACAAG CTGTTTTGTTCTGTGATTGCTGGGTTGCTGCATTATTTCTTCCTGGCTGCGTTTGCATGGATGTGTATCGAGGGCATTCATCTCTACCTGATAGTCGTTGGTGTCATCTATAATAAGGGCTTTTTGCATCGCAATTTCTACATATTTGGATATGTGAGCCCAGCTATTGTAGTCGCCATATCAGCCACACTTGGTTACAAATACTATGGAACTAACACAGT GTGTTGGCTGAGCACTGAAAATAACTTCATCTGGAGTTTCATTGGCCCTGCTTGTTTGATTATACTG GTAAACTTGATGGCATTTGCTGTTATCATCTATAAAGTATATCGGCATACAGCAGTGAAGAAACCTGAAATAAGCCATTATGAAAATATACG GTCTTGTGCCAGAGGGGCCCTGGCCCTCCTGTTTGTACTCGGGGCCACCTGGACATTCGGAGTTCTGCACATCCTCAACGAAACCACACTGACTGCGTACCTTTTCACATTTGCCAACGCATTCCAAGGGATGTTTATCTTCATCTTCTTGTGTGTGTTATCCAGAAAG ATTCAAGAGGAGTACTACAGGCTGTTCAAAAATGTCCCGTGTTGTTTTGAATGCTTCAGATGA